A window of Microbacterium luteolum contains these coding sequences:
- a CDS encoding iron chelate uptake ABC transporter family permease subunit, with protein MAEGATLAVLPRTAGAFTTARARRRCLLVLGILIVLAVGSGFGLLAWGNPMPAGSPGFWRIAQHRATDVTVMVLVAIAQAVATVSFQTVTNNRIITPSIMGFESLYRVVQTSTVYLFGVAGLVAIQGVGQFAIQVAVMVGLAVALYGWLLSGRYGNLQIILLIGIVIGGGLGAVSTFMQRLLTPSEFDVLAARLFGNVSNADPSYLPLAIPLVIAASVVLWFRSRRLNLMALGPDAARSLGLDHRRELFLVLFLVAVLMATSTALVGPMTFLGFLVATLAYQFADTYDHRLIFPVAVLTAFTILAGAYFVMKNVFYAQGMVSILIELVGGTVFLIVILRKGRL; from the coding sequence GTGGCTGAGGGCGCGACGCTCGCCGTGCTTCCGCGGACGGCCGGCGCCTTCACGACGGCACGCGCGCGACGGCGCTGTCTGCTCGTGCTGGGCATCCTGATCGTGCTGGCGGTCGGGTCCGGATTCGGCTTGCTCGCCTGGGGCAATCCGATGCCGGCGGGATCGCCCGGGTTCTGGCGCATCGCGCAGCACCGCGCGACCGACGTCACCGTGATGGTGCTCGTCGCCATAGCGCAGGCGGTCGCGACGGTCAGCTTCCAGACCGTCACCAACAACCGCATCATCACCCCGTCGATCATGGGATTCGAGTCGCTGTACCGTGTGGTGCAGACCTCGACGGTGTACCTGTTCGGGGTGGCGGGACTCGTCGCTATCCAGGGCGTCGGGCAGTTCGCGATCCAGGTCGCCGTCATGGTCGGACTGGCCGTGGCACTGTACGGGTGGCTCCTCTCCGGGCGCTACGGCAACCTGCAGATCATACTGCTGATCGGCATCGTGATCGGCGGCGGGCTCGGGGCCGTGTCGACGTTCATGCAGCGCCTCCTCACACCGAGCGAGTTCGATGTGCTCGCGGCCCGCCTGTTCGGCAACGTGTCGAACGCCGACCCCTCGTACCTCCCGCTGGCGATCCCGCTCGTGATCGCGGCATCCGTCGTGCTCTGGTTCCGCTCGCGGAGGCTCAACCTGATGGCGCTCGGTCCGGATGCCGCGCGCTCGTTGGGTCTGGATCACCGGCGCGAACTCTTCCTCGTGCTGTTCCTCGTCGCCGTGCTGATGGCGACGTCGACCGCACTCGTGGGTCCGATGACGTTCCTGGGTTTCCTCGTCGCCACACTCGCCTACCAGTTCGCCGACACGTACGACCATCGGCTCATCTTCCCGGTGGCCGTGCTCACGGCGTTCACGATCCTCGCCGGCGCGTACTTCGTGATGAAGAACGTCTTCTACGCGCAGGGGATGGTGTCGATCCTCATCGAGCTCGTCGGCGGCACCGTCTTCCTCATCGTCATCCTCAGAAAGGGCAGGCTGTGA
- a CDS encoding iron chelate uptake ABC transporter family permease subunit, which translates to MTSADLASPPRTSGRLFDVKLLIGVLVVAALLVISLFTGVYDIAGAGDGGEMFQITRVPRTIALVLAGAAMAMAGLVMQLLTQNRFVEPTTTGTTEWAGLGLLAVMILVPHPSLTLRMVGAVAAAFVGTLVFFAFLRRVALKSSLIVPIVGIMLGAVVGAVSTYLALATNSLQIIGVWFAGSFTSVMRGQYEMLWIVAIVGVIVFIVADRLTIAGLGEEIATNVGVDYNRVILLGTVLIAITTGVVTVVVGNLPFLGLIVPNVVSMVRGDDLRSNLPWVCLLGIAIVTVCDIIGRTIIMPFEVPVSLILGVVGAIVFVLLLLRQRRRG; encoded by the coding sequence ATGACCTCCGCTGACCTCGCCTCGCCGCCCCGCACCTCCGGGCGGCTCTTCGACGTGAAGCTGCTCATCGGTGTGCTCGTCGTCGCCGCGCTTCTCGTCATCTCGCTCTTCACGGGCGTCTACGACATCGCGGGCGCCGGTGACGGCGGCGAGATGTTCCAGATCACCCGCGTGCCGCGCACGATCGCGCTCGTGCTCGCCGGCGCCGCCATGGCCATGGCCGGGCTTGTGATGCAGCTGCTCACCCAGAACCGCTTCGTCGAGCCGACCACGACCGGCACCACGGAGTGGGCGGGTCTCGGTCTGCTCGCCGTGATGATCCTCGTCCCGCACCCGTCGCTGACGCTCCGGATGGTCGGCGCCGTCGCGGCTGCCTTCGTCGGCACCCTCGTGTTCTTCGCCTTCCTCCGCCGCGTCGCCCTGAAGTCCTCGCTCATCGTGCCGATCGTGGGGATCATGCTCGGGGCCGTGGTCGGCGCCGTCTCGACCTACCTGGCCCTCGCCACCAACTCCCTCCAGATCATCGGGGTCTGGTTCGCCGGCAGCTTCACGTCGGTGATGCGCGGACAGTACGAGATGCTGTGGATCGTCGCGATCGTGGGCGTGATCGTGTTCATCGTGGCGGATCGCCTGACGATCGCGGGACTCGGCGAGGAGATCGCCACGAACGTCGGCGTGGACTACAACCGGGTCATCCTGCTCGGGACCGTGCTCATCGCCATCACCACCGGAGTCGTCACGGTGGTCGTCGGCAATCTGCCCTTCCTCGGGCTCATCGTGCCGAATGTGGTCTCGATGGTGCGGGGCGATGATCTGCGCAGCAATCTGCCGTGGGTGTGCCTGCTCGGCATCGCGATCGTCACGGTCTGCGACATCATCGGCCGCACCATCATCATGCCGTTCGAGGTGCCGGTGTCCCTGATCCTCGGGGTCGTGGGCGCGATCGTCTTCGTCCTCCTCCTGCTCAGGCAGCGTCGACGTGGCTGA
- a CDS encoding siderophore ABC transporter substrate-binding protein yields the protein MSVPRTLTATSLGLVGLLALAGCAAGAAAEPEKTEAAPASVTIEDNTGEHEIATPPASVVALDNRTFQTLSDWGVELSAGAVALMPETVSYVKDDAIVDVGLHSEPNLEAVVAVEPDLIISGQRFTQHNTAIAELVPDATIIDLEPREGEPFDEELKRQITVLGEIFGKQDEAKKLVDEFDAAVERAKAAYDDADTVMAVNTSGGEIGYLAPTVGRSLGPVYDILGLTPALEVDDATDDHQGDEISVEAIAASNPDWILVLDRDAVFAAETPDYVQAAEILENSEALAGVTAVKDKQIVYMPTDTYLNEGIQTYTTFFNDLADALEDAK from the coding sequence ATGTCCGTGCCCAGAACCCTCACCGCCACGAGTCTCGGCCTCGTCGGCCTTCTCGCCCTCGCCGGCTGCGCCGCAGGCGCGGCTGCCGAACCCGAGAAGACGGAAGCTGCACCGGCATCCGTCACGATCGAGGACAACACGGGCGAACACGAGATCGCGACGCCTCCGGCATCCGTCGTGGCCCTCGACAACCGCACCTTCCAGACGCTGTCCGATTGGGGAGTGGAGCTCTCCGCCGGCGCCGTGGCCCTGATGCCGGAGACGGTCTCCTATGTGAAGGACGACGCCATCGTCGACGTGGGCCTGCACAGCGAGCCGAACCTCGAGGCCGTCGTGGCGGTCGAGCCGGATCTGATCATCAGCGGCCAGCGCTTCACCCAGCACAACACGGCCATCGCCGAACTCGTGCCGGATGCCACCATCATCGACCTCGAGCCGCGCGAGGGTGAGCCCTTCGACGAGGAGCTCAAGCGGCAGATCACCGTCCTCGGCGAGATCTTCGGAAAGCAGGACGAGGCGAAGAAGCTGGTCGACGAGTTCGACGCTGCCGTGGAGCGCGCGAAGGCCGCGTACGACGACGCCGACACCGTCATGGCCGTGAACACCTCCGGCGGTGAGATCGGCTATCTCGCGCCGACCGTCGGCCGCTCGCTCGGCCCGGTCTACGACATCCTCGGCCTCACCCCGGCGCTCGAGGTCGACGACGCGACGGACGACCACCAGGGAGACGAGATCTCCGTCGAGGCGATCGCCGCGTCGAACCCCGACTGGATCCTGGTCCTCGATCGTGACGCCGTGTTCGCGGCCGAGACGCCCGATTACGTGCAGGCAGCCGAGATCCTCGAGAACTCCGAGGCGCTCGCCGGCGTCACCGCGGTGAAGGACAAGCAGATCGTCTACATGCCCACGGACACGTACCTGAACGAGGGCATCCAGACGTACACGACGTTCTTCAACGACCTCGCCGACGCCCTCGAGGACGCGAAGTAA
- a CDS encoding siderophore-interacting protein, with translation MIRLALLYERTKSDFSIERRGLDLRFRNVTLSAREWLAPDYVRVRLTGSDLAGFDSPGSDDHMRLFFPAGPTDSVEELRAAPSREYTPLAWGEDWLDVEFAVHGDAGVAAPWAAKAPLGSSIGVGGPRGSAVLVGTPGSWLLAGDETAIPAIRRFATLIPTGAPARIVIETVSAGREIELDAPVDVEWLHRGDAPSGSALIAFLEALTADDAVGEDPFVFLAAEQSIVKPGRALLDRWGVDTSNAVVKGYWKRGQAEYHAPH, from the coding sequence ATGATTAGGTTAGCCTTACTTTATGAGCGAACGAAATCCGACTTCTCGATCGAGCGTCGCGGCCTCGATCTGCGCTTCCGCAACGTCACCCTGAGCGCCCGCGAGTGGCTCGCTCCGGACTATGTGCGGGTGCGATTGACGGGCTCCGATCTCGCGGGCTTCGACTCCCCCGGCTCCGACGACCACATGCGCCTGTTCTTCCCCGCCGGCCCCACGGATTCGGTCGAGGAACTGCGCGCCGCTCCCAGCCGCGAGTACACGCCGCTGGCCTGGGGCGAGGACTGGCTCGACGTCGAGTTCGCGGTCCATGGCGATGCCGGCGTCGCGGCGCCCTGGGCGGCGAAGGCACCGCTCGGCTCGTCGATCGGCGTCGGCGGCCCGCGCGGATCCGCGGTCCTGGTCGGCACGCCCGGCTCCTGGCTGCTCGCCGGCGACGAGACGGCCATCCCCGCGATCCGCCGGTTCGCGACGCTCATCCCCACTGGCGCCCCCGCGCGCATCGTGATCGAGACAGTCTCCGCCGGTCGCGAGATCGAGCTCGACGCTCCGGTGGACGTGGAATGGCTGCACCGCGGCGACGCTCCTTCCGGCTCGGCGCTCATCGCGTTCCTCGAGGCGCTGACCGCTGACGACGCCGTCGGCGAGGATCCGTTCGTCTTCCTCGCCGCCGAGCAGTCGATCGTGAAGCCGGGCCGGGCGCTCCTCGACCGGTGGGGCGTCGATACGTCGAACGCCGTCGTGAAGGGCTACTGGAAGCGCGGCCAAGCCGAGTACCACGCCCCGCACTAG
- a CDS encoding VOC family protein, whose translation MALLDHLGITVDDLERGRAQFHPVLTALGYRSGGEDDHSISWNNGDETEIILYTWDEDSGPHRHGRVGWQHLAWAMDTREEVDRLHAVALDAGWTAVREPKEYPRYSDRYYASFVEDADGIRIEFMYNPPREQA comes from the coding sequence ATGGCACTTCTCGATCACCTGGGCATCACCGTCGACGACCTCGAGCGCGGCCGGGCGCAGTTCCACCCTGTTCTCACGGCGCTGGGCTACCGCAGCGGCGGCGAGGACGACCACTCGATCTCGTGGAACAACGGCGACGAGACCGAGATCATCCTCTACACGTGGGACGAGGACTCCGGTCCGCATCGACACGGACGCGTCGGATGGCAGCATCTCGCGTGGGCGATGGACACCCGCGAAGAGGTCGACCGGCTGCACGCGGTGGCCCTCGACGCCGGGTGGACCGCCGTGCGCGAACCCAAGGAGTATCCCCGCTACAGCGACCGGTACTACGCCTCGTTCGTCGAAGACGCCGACGGCATCCGCATCGAATTCATGTACAACCCTCCGCGCGAGCAGGCTTGA
- a CDS encoding MFS transporter produces MTRTRTLGTLAVVVGFLAFVEFTSGVLQGYYTPMLSDIARHLGIHDADVNWLEGAQLMLSALVVPAFAKLGDMVGHKRMLLISTALTAAAALVLPFTDSFGVFLAAWALMGFYVVWLPLEIALIWSRSRRMEGRSSITAKAAGLLVAALEGGAIIGALVGGALIDVLPLTVVLLVPAVLIVVCFFVILFGVKESPDPTGGIFDTVGLVLISLALVCFTGGLSLLRLEGGLVNPWSWAVVLLGLLLVIPFVLWELRCDDPLIDVRMFRSPALGPVFLTAGLFGVSVLGAQAPLSTFARTDPTVYGYGLGTTGFATSLIIGVYLVAMITGALLFPTIARRLSPRITLMGASVLVGIGFLLFLPFHHEYAQVITNMVIVGLGSGALVAALPAAAASAAPASQTGVATGLTNSVKTVGGAIASCVFGIALLNGVATTAGATEGTAGSLAGYFTVWVVCGVTALAAAVLLVFVPKAAFTDRAVDTEAAPAV; encoded by the coding sequence ATGACGCGCACCCGCACGCTGGGAACCCTCGCCGTCGTCGTCGGTTTCCTCGCCTTCGTCGAGTTCACCAGCGGGGTGCTGCAGGGCTATTACACGCCGATGCTCAGCGACATCGCCCGGCACCTGGGCATCCACGACGCCGACGTGAACTGGCTCGAGGGAGCTCAGCTCATGCTGTCCGCCCTCGTCGTCCCCGCGTTCGCGAAGCTCGGCGACATGGTCGGCCACAAGAGGATGCTGTTGATCTCGACGGCCCTCACCGCCGCGGCTGCCCTCGTGCTCCCGTTCACCGACTCGTTCGGCGTGTTCCTCGCGGCCTGGGCTCTCATGGGGTTCTACGTCGTGTGGCTCCCGCTGGAGATCGCCCTCATCTGGTCGCGGTCGCGTCGGATGGAGGGACGCTCGTCGATCACGGCAAAGGCGGCAGGACTCCTCGTTGCCGCTCTCGAAGGCGGCGCGATCATCGGTGCGCTCGTGGGCGGAGCACTCATCGACGTGCTGCCGCTCACCGTCGTGCTGCTGGTTCCGGCGGTGCTCATCGTCGTCTGCTTCTTCGTGATCCTCTTCGGAGTGAAGGAGTCGCCGGATCCGACCGGCGGCATCTTCGACACCGTCGGTCTCGTGCTCATCTCGCTGGCCCTCGTGTGCTTCACCGGCGGGCTCAGCCTGCTCCGCCTCGAGGGCGGACTGGTGAACCCCTGGTCCTGGGCCGTCGTGCTCCTCGGCCTCCTGCTGGTCATCCCCTTCGTGCTCTGGGAGCTGCGCTGCGACGACCCGCTGATCGACGTGCGCATGTTCCGGTCGCCGGCTCTCGGCCCGGTCTTCCTGACCGCCGGGCTCTTCGGGGTGAGCGTTCTCGGCGCGCAGGCGCCGCTGTCGACCTTCGCGCGCACCGACCCGACCGTGTACGGCTACGGACTCGGGACGACCGGATTCGCCACCTCGCTCATCATCGGCGTCTATCTCGTCGCCATGATCACCGGTGCACTGCTCTTCCCGACGATCGCCCGACGGCTGTCGCCGCGGATCACGCTGATGGGAGCGTCCGTGCTCGTGGGCATCGGCTTCCTGCTGTTCCTGCCGTTCCATCACGAGTACGCCCAGGTCATCACGAACATGGTGATCGTGGGACTCGGCTCCGGTGCGCTGGTCGCCGCGCTTCCGGCCGCCGCGGCATCCGCTGCCCCCGCCTCGCAGACCGGTGTCGCCACCGGGCTGACCAACTCGGTGAAGACGGTCGGAGGCGCGATCGCGTCGTGCGTCTTCGGCATCGCCCTGCTGAACGGCGTCGCGACCACGGCCGGTGCGACAGAGGGCACGGCGGGGTCGCTCGCCGGCTACTTCACGGTCTGGGTCGTGTGCGGCGTGACCGCGCTCGCCGCAGCCGTGCTGCTCGTCTTCGTTCCCAAGGCGGCCTTCACGGACCGCGCCGTCGATACCGAGGCGGCACCGGCCGTCTGA
- a CDS encoding M20/M25/M40 family metallo-hydrolase has translation MTTATVRPGIADRLSQMIRLPTVSAELEERGSGPFEDFVALIAELYPLTHEKLRLERHTDFGLLFRWAGRGGASDGPLVLMAHYDVVPVDESDAWTHPPFDGVIADGSVHGRGALDDKGPLIVVLEAVENLLADGFVPARDVYLSFGGNEETYGRAAEEIARVLRERGIVPWLVVDEGGAVVDAPLPFVPGRAAMIGVGEKGVMTLRLSARGEGGHASAPPSLTAVRRIARAVDRLGPATFRPHASTAIRRMLTQLAAQTPGPARHLLRLLGSAPLLTARLFAALGGEPAALVRTTVAPTMQSGGTAANVLPSQASATVNLRIALGETTRQTVFRVRRRIRDPLVAVEVVEASEPSPESPTDNAQFALLAEALEVSHPGVPAVPYVMMAATDSRHLHRFSPAVYRFAPLDMSNAQRASIHGVDESVEIAALERGERFHRALLERLQCASTRRCAPRSVTEQGEDLG, from the coding sequence GTGACCACAGCGACCGTGCGCCCCGGCATCGCCGACCGGCTCTCGCAGATGATCCGGCTGCCCACCGTGTCGGCCGAGCTCGAGGAACGCGGGTCCGGACCGTTCGAGGACTTCGTCGCCCTCATCGCCGAGCTGTATCCGCTCACGCACGAGAAGCTGCGGCTGGAGCGGCATACGGATTTCGGACTCCTGTTCCGCTGGGCGGGGCGCGGCGGGGCATCCGACGGCCCGCTCGTGCTGATGGCGCACTACGACGTCGTCCCGGTCGACGAGAGCGACGCCTGGACCCATCCGCCCTTCGACGGCGTGATCGCCGACGGCTCCGTCCACGGCCGCGGCGCGTTGGACGACAAGGGCCCGCTGATCGTGGTGCTGGAGGCCGTCGAGAATCTGCTCGCCGACGGGTTCGTCCCGGCGCGTGACGTGTATCTCTCCTTCGGTGGCAACGAGGAGACGTACGGGCGTGCGGCAGAGGAGATCGCACGCGTCCTCCGCGAGCGCGGGATCGTTCCCTGGCTCGTCGTCGACGAGGGCGGCGCGGTCGTCGACGCGCCGCTGCCCTTCGTCCCCGGACGTGCGGCGATGATCGGAGTCGGAGAGAAGGGCGTGATGACCCTGCGGCTGTCGGCCCGCGGCGAGGGCGGCCACGCCTCGGCGCCGCCGTCGCTGACGGCCGTGCGGCGCATCGCGCGTGCCGTCGACCGGCTCGGACCCGCCACGTTCCGACCGCACGCCTCGACGGCGATCCGACGGATGCTGACGCAGCTGGCCGCCCAGACGCCGGGCCCCGCCCGCCACCTGCTGCGCCTGCTCGGCTCGGCGCCGCTGCTGACCGCCCGGCTGTTCGCCGCGCTCGGCGGTGAGCCCGCGGCTCTCGTGCGCACCACCGTCGCGCCGACCATGCAGTCCGGCGGCACGGCGGCGAACGTGCTTCCATCCCAGGCATCGGCCACGGTGAACCTCCGGATCGCCCTGGGGGAGACGACGCGACAGACGGTGTTCCGCGTGCGTCGTCGCATCCGCGATCCGCTCGTCGCCGTCGAGGTGGTCGAGGCGAGCGAGCCGTCACCGGAGTCCCCGACCGACAACGCACAGTTCGCACTCCTCGCGGAGGCGCTCGAGGTCTCCCACCCCGGGGTCCCCGCGGTGCCCTACGTGATGATGGCCGCCACGGATTCGCGGCACCTGCACCGGTTCTCGCCGGCGGTCTACCGCTTCGCACCGCTGGACATGTCGAACGCGCAGCGCGCGTCGATCCACGGGGTCGACGAGAGCGTCGAGATCGCCGCGCTGGAGCGCGGGGAGCGATTCCATCGCGCTCTTCTCGAACGGCTACAGTGTGCTTCGACTCGTCGCTGCGCTCCTCGCTCAGTAACCGAGCAAGGAGAGGATCTCGGATGA
- the sigJ gene encoding RNA polymerase sigma factor SigJ, producing MDDIDALEAERRNLLALAYRMLGTVADAEDAVQETYVRWYRMSEEERAEIINPAAWLTRVAGRVCLDVLGSARVRRESYVGPWLPEPLPRSSPLVSSAPLDPLDRVTLDESVSMALLVVLESLTPAERVSFVLHDVFGVPFAEIAETVGRSQDAVRQLASQGRRRVRDRRAGRATREQHDAVARAFLEASATGELERLIALLDPDVVLRSDGGGKMSAARRPVVGADRVARFLLGIPHLNPGIELHPTEMADGIALLATLNGRTDSVVSFVVADDRITEIFLVRNPDKLTQWQ from the coding sequence ATGGACGATATCGACGCTCTCGAAGCCGAACGCCGCAACCTTCTCGCCCTCGCGTACCGCATGCTCGGCACCGTGGCCGACGCCGAGGACGCCGTGCAGGAGACGTATGTGCGCTGGTACCGCATGTCGGAGGAGGAGCGCGCCGAGATCATCAATCCGGCCGCCTGGCTCACGCGCGTCGCGGGGCGCGTCTGCCTCGACGTCCTCGGATCGGCGCGGGTGCGGCGCGAGAGCTACGTCGGTCCGTGGCTGCCCGAGCCGCTTCCGCGCAGTTCTCCGCTCGTGTCCTCCGCACCGCTCGATCCGCTCGATCGGGTCACGCTCGATGAATCCGTGAGCATGGCGCTGCTGGTGGTGCTGGAGTCGCTCACGCCGGCGGAGCGCGTCTCGTTCGTGCTGCACGACGTGTTCGGCGTGCCGTTCGCGGAGATCGCCGAGACCGTCGGCCGGAGTCAGGACGCGGTCCGCCAGCTCGCCTCGCAGGGGCGACGACGTGTGCGGGATCGTCGAGCGGGGAGGGCCACGCGTGAGCAGCACGACGCGGTGGCGCGCGCCTTCCTCGAGGCGTCGGCGACCGGAGAGCTCGAGCGGCTCATCGCCCTGCTCGATCCCGACGTCGTCCTGCGGTCCGACGGCGGCGGCAAGATGTCCGCAGCGCGCCGTCCCGTGGTCGGCGCCGACCGCGTGGCCCGGTTCCTGCTCGGCATCCCGCATCTCAACCCCGGCATCGAGCTCCATCCCACAGAGATGGCCGATGGCATCGCGCTACTGGCCACGCTGAACGGCCGTACCGACTCGGTCGTGTCCTTCGTCGTCGCAGATGATCGCATCACCGAGATCTTCCTCGTGCGAAACCCCGACAAGCTCACCCAGTGGCAGTGA
- a CDS encoding SDR family oxidoreductase, which produces MKIAVAGGTGVVGRHTVEAVRAAGHDAVVLSRSHGVDLVTGAGLDAALTDVDAVIDVASIETLKAAEAIEFFTAATGNLVSAAADAGVAHIVLLSIVGIDRIPYDYYAGKVAQEKVIEASRVPWTIQRATQFHEFAAQMFARAKVGPLHVAPNARTQPIAAREVGERLADLAVRAPQGRVPDLAGPREERLADMIRAYARGQGYHGWIPALNVPGPQMAGMRAGDALPGPDAILGRQTFDEWLATR; this is translated from the coding sequence ATGAAGATCGCCGTCGCAGGAGGAACCGGAGTGGTCGGTCGACACACCGTCGAGGCGGTGCGAGCGGCCGGGCACGACGCCGTCGTGCTGAGCCGCTCGCACGGCGTCGATCTCGTGACCGGCGCTGGACTGGACGCTGCCCTCACCGACGTCGACGCGGTCATCGACGTCGCGAGCATCGAGACGCTCAAAGCCGCGGAGGCGATCGAGTTCTTCACCGCGGCGACGGGGAATCTCGTCTCGGCCGCCGCGGACGCCGGCGTCGCGCACATCGTGCTGCTCTCCATCGTCGGCATCGATCGCATCCCCTACGACTACTACGCGGGCAAGGTCGCACAGGAGAAGGTGATCGAGGCTTCGCGAGTGCCGTGGACGATCCAGCGCGCGACGCAGTTCCACGAGTTCGCGGCGCAGATGTTCGCGAGGGCCAAGGTCGGTCCCCTGCACGTCGCCCCGAACGCACGAACCCAGCCCATCGCCGCTCGCGAGGTCGGCGAGCGTCTCGCCGACCTCGCCGTCAGAGCGCCGCAGGGACGGGTTCCGGACCTCGCCGGCCCGCGTGAGGAGCGACTTGCCGACATGATCCGCGCCTATGCGCGCGGACAGGGCTACCACGGATGGATTCCCGCCCTGAACGTGCCCGGCCCGCAGATGGCCGGCATGCGTGCCGGAGACGCTCTCCCCGGACCGGATGCCATTCTGGGGCGACAGACCTTCGACGAATGGCTCGCCACGCGCTGA
- a CDS encoding FUSC family protein, whose protein sequence is MSLFAFAPSRGPRWPLALQAALGIGVPIAVMTLLGQPALGYIAASGAFTVLYVGSAPTVDRARALPLIAAGLVLSAASGVLVAGSPWLVSIGVIVVAVVSAALAFGFRLGPPDPLFFVLVFGLSAHVVAVSDVSPLVYVGALAAGCVFSYAVAMAPLLAPRTRMKSARRLSTLLPGPTLDTGARVLLLRVAIVAVVGVLLGLVIDPARTYWIVGSAVAVIGVAAARREAFQRGLHRMLGTVAGTGVYAVLALLHPSGLWLALLLAALQFTIELVVVRHYALALVFITPLVLLLTGAATGEIGAMDVAGERIVDTLVGAALGAASGLLHPRAVPEGR, encoded by the coding sequence GTGAGCCTCTTCGCCTTCGCCCCGTCACGAGGGCCGCGCTGGCCGCTCGCGCTGCAGGCCGCGCTCGGCATCGGGGTTCCGATCGCCGTGATGACCCTCCTCGGCCAGCCGGCCCTCGGATACATCGCCGCGAGCGGTGCGTTCACCGTGCTGTACGTCGGCTCAGCGCCCACCGTCGATCGGGCACGGGCGCTCCCGCTGATCGCGGCCGGCCTCGTCCTCAGCGCAGCGTCCGGCGTGCTCGTCGCGGGGAGCCCGTGGCTGGTGAGCATCGGTGTGATTGTCGTGGCGGTCGTCTCGGCCGCACTCGCCTTCGGCTTCCGCCTCGGCCCGCCGGACCCGCTGTTCTTCGTGCTGGTCTTCGGGCTCTCGGCGCACGTGGTGGCGGTCTCGGACGTCTCGCCCCTCGTGTACGTCGGCGCCCTCGCCGCCGGATGCGTCTTCTCGTACGCCGTCGCCATGGCGCCGCTGCTCGCTCCCCGGACACGGATGAAGAGCGCGCGTCGGCTGAGCACGCTGCTCCCCGGGCCCACGCTCGACACCGGCGCGCGAGTGCTCCTCCTTCGCGTCGCCATCGTCGCGGTCGTCGGCGTGCTCCTCGGCCTCGTCATCGATCCCGCGCGCACCTACTGGATCGTCGGATCGGCGGTCGCCGTGATCGGCGTCGCGGCGGCACGGAGAGAGGCGTTCCAGCGCGGGCTGCATCGCATGCTCGGCACCGTCGCCGGCACCGGCGTCTACGCGGTTCTCGCGCTGCTGCATCCGTCCGGACTCTGGCTCGCTCTTCTCCTCGCCGCGCTGCAGTTCACGATCGAGCTCGTCGTGGTGCGTCACTACGCCCTGGCTCTGGTGTTCATCACGCCGCTCGTCCTGCTGCTCACGGGAGCCGCGACCGGGGAGATCGGCGCGATGGACGTCGCCGGCGAGCGCATCGTCGACACTCTCGTCGGGGCCGCGCTCGGCGCGGCATCCGGCCTGCTGCATCCGCGGGCGGTGCCCGAGGGCCGCTGA
- a CDS encoding DUF1801 domain-containing protein — MPLPDDVRDYHRKLAPEDREICDLLAAEIDRGLPEATAKVWHAHPVWFLDGNPIVGYDRLKDAVRLMFWSGQSFDAAGLAPSGSFEAAEVRYRSADEIDVDALGAWLSAAREIQWDYEHIRTNRGLVKRTEF, encoded by the coding sequence ATGCCCCTCCCCGACGACGTCCGCGACTACCACCGAAAGCTCGCGCCCGAGGATCGGGAGATCTGCGACCTGCTGGCGGCGGAGATCGACCGAGGACTCCCCGAAGCGACCGCGAAGGTCTGGCATGCGCATCCTGTCTGGTTCCTCGACGGCAACCCGATCGTCGGATACGACCGCCTGAAGGATGCGGTGCGGCTGATGTTCTGGAGCGGGCAGTCCTTCGATGCCGCGGGACTCGCGCCGTCGGGTTCGTTCGAGGCCGCAGAGGTGCGTTACCGGAGCGCCGACGAGATCGACGTCGACGCGCTGGGCGCCTGGCTGTCGGCGGCTCGCGAGATCCAGTGGGACTACGAGCACATCCGCACCAACCGCGGCCTCGTCAAGCGCACGGAGTTCTGA
- a CDS encoding glutaredoxin family protein, whose protein sequence is MELTLVSSSFCGACSRTRSVLADAVRFLPDATITEIDVAREPDAAEALEIRFTPTVIIRDDAGAEVFRAEGVPTVPQVLTAAVKALPS, encoded by the coding sequence ATGGAGCTGACCCTGGTCTCCTCGTCGTTCTGCGGCGCATGCTCGCGCACCCGTTCGGTGCTCGCCGATGCCGTGCGCTTCCTTCCGGACGCCACGATCACGGAGATCGACGTCGCCCGCGAGCCGGACGCCGCGGAGGCGCTCGAGATCCGCTTCACACCGACCGTCATCATCCGGGACGACGCCGGCGCCGAGGTCTTCCGCGCCGAGGGCGTGCCCACTGTTCCGCAGGTGCTGACCGCAGCGGTGAAAGCACTGCCGAGCTGA